ataatatttaagacAGATCTGCGGGTAATAATGAGAGTaaccaaaactaaataaacattgtaaTTCCTCGCCCTAAGCTAGACACGCAGTGACAACAATAGCATGTAGTTATAACGCATGTCGGGCTGTGGGTTCAGTTTACCCGCTGGCCCTGCAGAAACAGCACTTCTCCATTGTGGGCCGTATCTGGATCATCCCTGTGATTGATTATTACACATCGAACAGCCACACCGCCATCAGGCCACATTGCGCGTAATTGACCGGCACAGTATTTAAAGccacgcgtgtgtgtgtgtgtgtgtgtgtgtatgtatatatatatatacatatacatacacacacacacacatatatatatatatatatatatatatatatatatatatatatatatatatatatatatatatatacatatacatacacacacacacatatatatatatatatatatatatatatatatatacatatacatacacacacacacacacatatatatatatatatatatatatatatatatgtatatacatacacacacacacacacacacatatatatatatatatatatatatatatatatatatatatatatataagagctGCACAAACCAATACTTAAACGCACAAATATTCATTTTGAGTTTAACAGCAGCAGTTAAAAAAAACGCGCTCCACTTGGGAGGGTCGGCTCACAGGGATGGGAGGAGGTCCCAGAAAGCCGGCACCAAATGCAGTGTGACACTCTTTGCGGTTCAGTAGGACCAGAAAATAAGTGTGGGGGGGATCCCTGGCCTCTTCCTTCTCTCTAGGTCAGTGTCAGATTCTGCCCCTGCAGAGCGCTGCTACTAATAATAGTATAACTAAACTGGTAAATTATAAATACTATCACAACTACTAATGATAAAAGTGACTACCACTATCAATATAATAAATACCACTACTAGTAATAATTATCTCTACCTTTACAACATTATAAATACTGCTACTATGAgaagtaataataacaaataactcCACGAATAATAAGTgataactactactactattgctTTGCAAAAAAGTGTTGATGAAGTAAGAGAAAAGGAAGCCCCCcctcccagagagagagacagctgtCCTGCCAGGAAGTGTCAGGCATCTGCAGGGAGGAAGAGCGGAGGGAGGCAGGAAGGGAAGGGAGCTGAGGGGGGTTCCTGTGAGCAGTGCGGTGGAGTCAGTCTGTGCTGGGGGAGGGGCAAGCAGCAGGGGAGACAGAGAGGTGACCGGCCACACAGGGGTGTCTGCTGGGTGTCATAAATCCCCCGCATGATGCGAATTCATCCTAAACTGGAAAAAGCACCGGTGCATTTTCATGGCGCATCACCTGTGGACAGCATTTCTCACCCCTGTGTAAAGGTGTGCGTACGATGGGGGGCTAATATACATCTTTGACTTCAAAGAAGGAAAACAGCTACAAACAAGATGGCTCTttgctcgctgctcctgcccccTGGCTCGCTGTGTGTTACCCAGCGCAACTGTCTCACGCCCTGAAACCCCCACGACGAGCCCCGAGCACAGTAACAACCCTCCGCCCCCTGCGGGTGACTAACCCTCCTGCTCTACCTGTTCACAGATGGACAAGGGGAAGAGCAAGCTGGAGGAGACCCGGGTCGTGGTGGAGGACGTGAAGGGCATCATGCAGAACAACATCCAAAAGGCGGAGGAGCGAGAGGGGAAACTGGAGGAGCTAGAGGAGAGGTCCGAGGCCCTGCTGGAGCAGGTGGGTGTGTGGGAGCGAGGCCCGGGTGGGGCAAGATCTTCAGTTTAACCATTTTGCCTTGCAGCTTCCAGAGTTGAATCCTCTGGCAACAGCCAAGGGTCTCCTGCAGATGCGCCCAGCCTGGACTGGCGCAGGGTTTGTCAGCCATCCGGAGGCCCTTTTAAAAAGCTCCGCGACTTGGGGCAGCACATATTTCTGGAGGGGAATAGTTGATGAACTGCAGGGTTGATGGGGAAGCCAGAGGTTCCAGATAGCTGTTGTTGTGTGGGCGGGGGGAGCACATAAAATAGCCAGCCTTCCTGAGATACAGGCGAAGAAACTGAAGTCAGATGTATTCCATGCTTGAGACACAACAGACCCTTGGTGTCAGACAGCCAACACAATAGGagcctgtgtgagagagacagcgagagagggagaggggagaggggggaagGCAACTTGCAGAGCACTGGTCACATGACGACCTCTGCGCAGGCCACTCCTTGTTAGTCTAATCACAAAGTTggcctggaaaaaaataataatcaataaatcTGTCTTTCAAATGTATAAACAAACTGCAGAACAAACAGTGTTAGCAGCCATTCTGGCTGGTAATCCGAGCTCAGCTTTGTGTCAGCAGCACAGGGTTGAGGTCACCAAGCAAGTTGTTTGTACATCAAGCATTCCTAACACTtcaaaaaaaagtttgttttgtgtgtgtgattccctctgtgtgtgtgtgtgtgtgtctgcatctcTTCCCCAGTCGTTCACTAACTGACCCGTGCTCCCATTCTTTATTTCTCCCTCCAGAGCAAGACCTTCGTCAAGACCACGACTAAGGTGGTCCGCAAGAAACGCTGGGAGCACATGAAGATGAAGCTGCTGGTGGTTGCGGTGGTCCTGGTGGTGATTGCCGTCCTGATTGGGGTGGTGGTGGCCTTCTCCAGCTCAGGATCCTCCAGTGGTACGGTCAAGTATACGTCCAATGACAAACCTGTTGAGGAAGGGCCCAGATTACCAGACGAGGAACCGTAAACCCTCCATAAAAGTGCCGGGACAGAGATGGAGAAAGTGGACAGTAAGCATGGATTCACAGTCCCgggatgggggggaggggggttacaGGACTTCACAAGCTGGATCAGCAGAGGGTGGCGGTGGAGGGGGGAGAAGGGAGGCACAGTGCAGGATTCCTGGTCTTCATCTCTGGGAGTGTAATGGTACTACTTTGGATACACTCGTCTTGTTTGGTGCCGGACCACACCGGACTTTTCCCCAAGATTCAACCAACCGCTCGGAGCCGCTGCCGGGTGCCTGCTGGGGTTGGAGGTCAGAGGCGGGGGACAGATGAAGTGGGAGGTCTAGAACAGGATCTCCTCTTCTTCCCCCACAGGAGGCAAAGAAAGATCCTTGAAAGATCCCGACGCTCAGCTGTGGGCCCCACACACTCGTCCGGTTCTGAATGCAGCCCCAGAATAGTTCTGTCAGTCTGTTCTCAGGACACCTCAAAAATTGAAGCTCTACCACATAACTATAAAGTTATTACAACTTAATAATgttccagatcttttatttctCAGTTGTGACTCTGAATTACAGTTCCGTACGTCTCCGCACTGCAGCACCACAACTCGAACCGGTGTCCGGCCTTAAACCACAGCATTCAGTGTGGCCTTgaaccctaaaccctaacccAAGCCCAGACAAAACCGCAACCAGAGCTCCATCCCCACATTTAAATCTACAGTGTAAACGGGTTGCTGTGGCCACACGGACAGTGGCAGCGGATCCGCCCTGAGCCCAGCGCTACTGCCGTCGACCTCCAGTCCTCTCTCTGACCTTAGGAGTGTTGTGCATGTCAGAGGACCGTGCGCACCCAGAGCGCTCCACTGCCACCGACCGACTCGAAGCCATCGAGAGGAGACTGAAGCCT
This DNA window, taken from Amia ocellicauda isolate fAmiCal2 chromosome 9, fAmiCal2.hap1, whole genome shotgun sequence, encodes the following:
- the vamp5 gene encoding vesicle-associated membrane protein 5 translates to MDKGKSKLEETRVVVEDVKGIMQNNIQKAEEREGKLEELEERSEALLEQSKTFVKTTTKVVRKKRWEHMKMKLLVVAVVLVVIAVLIGVVVAFSSSGSSSGTVKYTSNDKPVEEGPRLPDEEP